In Fervidobacterium nodosum Rt17-B1, one genomic interval encodes:
- the ruvX gene encoding Holliday junction resolvase RuvX, with protein sequence MSIIAIDYGKSKCGYAIGNVFVSESGTIKTSEIHTKISSFKKIILGIPLSMSGNYSTQTFEVIKFGIKLLKQGKEVLFIDERLTTQMAKTYQKKDDDRFSAEQLLLDYINNPQRVKKLEITKIKQSQEIKAEFAIVIEVPYDDKFNISSGIAFSEDPYTAYTLFSKGFFVYRVFKDFSKSLSEIEKKPECIIINNEIRQILSNLDLELRDTQINQIPVYSFTVTKE encoded by the coding sequence ATGAGTATTATAGCCATTGATTATGGAAAAAGTAAGTGTGGCTATGCCATTGGAAACGTTTTTGTTTCTGAGAGCGGAACAATTAAAACCTCGGAAATACATACAAAGATATCGTCATTCAAAAAAATAATTTTAGGTATACCATTATCCATGAGTGGAAATTATTCTACGCAAACATTTGAAGTTATAAAATTCGGTATAAAACTTTTGAAACAGGGAAAAGAAGTACTTTTTATAGATGAAAGGTTGACAACCCAGATGGCAAAAACATACCAAAAAAAAGACGATGACCGCTTCAGTGCTGAGCAGCTTTTATTGGACTATATCAATAATCCACAAAGGGTGAAAAAACTCGAAATAACAAAAATAAAGCAGTCACAAGAGATAAAAGCAGAATTTGCAATTGTAATAGAAGTCCCATACGATGATAAATTCAATATTTCATCTGGAATCGCGTTCTCCGAAGATCCATATACAGCCTACACGTTATTTTCAAAAGGTTTTTTCGTATATAGAGTCTTTAAAGATTTTTCTAAGTCACTTTCCGAGATTGAAAAAAAACCAGAATGTATTATAATTAACAACGAAATTAGACAGATATTGTCTAATTTAGATTTAGAATTGAGAGATACACAAATTAATCAAATACCTGTTTATTCATTCACTGTTACAAAAGAATAG
- the recJ gene encoding single-stranded-DNA-specific exonuclease RecJ → MRWELRQVDEHLVQELSERLGVNKFVAKLLVLRGIKTEEDAKRFLNPTRQTLRSPFLLKDMEKAVEILLRARDNGEKVIIHGDYDVDGITGTAVLYTFLSENGWNVDYYIPKRVDNGYGIQPQFVEEIVLKGFKTILTVDCGITAFEAVDKAKELGLNIVITDHHQPKETLPNADAIVNPKRPDDEYPFKEFAGVGVAYKLITALAEKMNIPPSVTDELLDLVALGTVADMVELLDENRYIVREGLKRLNNTAKLGIVRLIQKIGIATISTRDIGYRIAPKLNAAGRLDSPDDAFKLIVTKDEASATELVEILLGYNVTRQGIEAKIYNEAVQMIESNNLDSLPIVVAYGYGWHLGVIGIVATRLVHLYNKPVMVISIEDGVGRGSARSVQGVNIIELLERFRDIFEDFGGHTMALGFSLKEEKIPELIKAIREKIREEDIKVEEVIAVDEKISVDEINEDLLKSIELLEPYGHGNPEPVFLIQNSPVERFKIFGETGYNIRLTLKGNSNSIEGVGFGLKFSPNEMYGIQPQFIRMDVVGNLRTGEAGPQLNVLDLKFYHISDDDVMDRAFLHSFSVNWKQQKEEEYSQKHIEDDIFSRIEKVSNLYKIQRPAVIRFKMHFRNAFLYDLMRKGRVLIINSSSIEAMHIYESLQRHNIQGLVLLNSVNRSNGRHIVTNAVYADKFISSLDDFDFVVLNEIHFLRNFDENLFERIIYKFGKQAFYTTIFNFETNLPIYEVEGKSEFSIEDKRNQPKSLNNTVSSLVYLFSTHNSVEIFFNNYVKKMSARDTVFYSSQLAPFQRLIISNLVKKRKIKRLISSTNTDGLPGLFGKVEVRLFDFPYTLSEIIDAVSGDGNVLLQLNYSTQDVNKRYESLKKLFPTLENLEKIVEELNIYLPMKQDDFEAILSNYDIPKGVVKSIYKDLGGIVENIVKPVDFIPEKITRLKEREIELPYFERYTLQLEALSMKEIYRLIEERYMHDSELKIYFKD, encoded by the coding sequence ATGAGATGGGAATTAAGGCAGGTAGATGAACACCTTGTTCAAGAACTCTCTGAAAGGCTGGGTGTAAATAAGTTCGTTGCAAAGTTATTGGTACTGCGTGGTATAAAAACAGAAGAAGATGCCAAAAGATTTCTTAATCCAACGCGTCAAACACTACGTTCTCCATTTTTATTAAAAGACATGGAGAAAGCCGTTGAAATATTGTTAAGAGCAAGAGACAACGGCGAGAAAGTTATAATCCACGGCGATTATGACGTGGATGGTATTACTGGTACGGCTGTACTTTACACTTTTCTTTCAGAAAATGGATGGAACGTAGATTACTACATTCCAAAGCGTGTGGATAATGGTTACGGTATTCAACCACAATTTGTCGAAGAGATTGTTCTAAAGGGATTCAAAACAATCTTAACGGTAGATTGTGGCATAACCGCTTTTGAAGCCGTTGATAAGGCTAAGGAACTTGGTCTAAACATTGTTATAACAGATCATCACCAACCAAAAGAAACCCTTCCTAACGCCGATGCGATTGTTAATCCAAAAAGACCAGACGACGAATATCCTTTCAAGGAATTTGCAGGAGTAGGAGTCGCCTACAAACTTATTACCGCACTAGCAGAAAAAATGAATATCCCACCATCTGTAACCGATGAATTGTTAGATTTAGTTGCCCTTGGTACAGTTGCAGATATGGTTGAACTTTTAGACGAAAATAGGTACATTGTTCGAGAAGGCCTAAAAAGGCTTAACAATACAGCTAAACTCGGCATTGTTCGACTTATTCAAAAAATAGGTATTGCCACGATAAGTACGCGCGATATTGGTTATAGAATCGCTCCAAAACTTAATGCAGCTGGCAGGCTCGATTCTCCTGATGATGCATTTAAACTGATAGTCACCAAAGATGAGGCAAGTGCGACTGAGCTTGTAGAGATTTTGTTAGGATATAATGTAACAAGGCAGGGTATCGAAGCAAAAATATATAACGAAGCTGTACAGATGATTGAATCAAATAACCTTGATAGTTTACCAATAGTTGTTGCTTACGGTTATGGATGGCATCTTGGTGTTATAGGGATAGTCGCCACAAGACTTGTGCATTTGTATAACAAACCTGTTATGGTGATATCCATCGAAGATGGAGTAGGAAGAGGTTCTGCTAGGAGTGTTCAAGGTGTTAACATAATAGAATTACTTGAAAGATTTAGAGATATATTTGAAGATTTTGGTGGGCACACAATGGCACTTGGTTTCAGCTTGAAAGAAGAAAAAATTCCAGAGCTGATAAAAGCAATACGCGAAAAAATAAGAGAAGAAGATATAAAAGTAGAAGAAGTAATTGCCGTAGATGAAAAAATATCTGTAGATGAAATAAATGAAGATTTATTAAAATCAATAGAATTATTAGAGCCATACGGACATGGTAATCCTGAGCCAGTATTTTTAATACAAAACAGCCCAGTTGAACGATTTAAAATCTTTGGTGAAACAGGTTACAACATTCGATTAACTCTAAAAGGTAATAGCAATAGCATAGAAGGTGTAGGGTTTGGACTAAAATTCTCACCAAATGAAATGTATGGTATTCAACCACAATTTATACGAATGGACGTTGTTGGCAACTTAAGGACTGGAGAAGCTGGTCCTCAGCTTAATGTTTTGGATTTAAAATTTTATCATATAAGTGATGATGATGTTATGGATAGAGCCTTTTTGCATTCATTTAGCGTGAACTGGAAACAACAGAAAGAAGAAGAGTACAGTCAAAAACATATAGAAGATGATATATTCTCCAGAATTGAAAAAGTAAGCAATTTATACAAAATACAAAGACCAGCGGTTATAAGATTTAAAATGCACTTTAGGAATGCATTTTTGTACGATTTAATGAGAAAAGGAAGAGTATTAATTATAAATTCATCAAGTATCGAGGCCATGCATATCTATGAAAGTTTACAGAGACATAACATACAAGGCTTGGTACTACTTAATTCTGTTAACAGAAGTAATGGAAGGCACATTGTGACGAATGCGGTATATGCCGATAAGTTCATTTCCAGCTTAGATGATTTTGATTTTGTAGTTTTAAACGAAATTCATTTCTTGAGAAATTTTGACGAAAACCTATTTGAAAGGATAATTTATAAATTTGGTAAGCAAGCATTTTACACAACAATATTTAATTTCGAAACCAATCTTCCAATTTATGAAGTTGAAGGTAAATCTGAATTCTCAATAGAAGATAAGAGAAATCAGCCAAAGTCTCTCAACAATACTGTTTCTTCACTTGTTTATCTATTTTCAACGCATAACTCTGTAGAAATTTTCTTCAACAATTACGTAAAAAAGATGTCCGCTCGAGATACGGTCTTTTACTCTTCACAGCTTGCCCCATTCCAAAGACTAATTATATCCAATCTTGTAAAGAAAAGAAAAATAAAGAGGCTTATTTCTTCAACGAATACAGATGGATTACCTGGTTTATTTGGAAAGGTCGAAGTGAGACTCTTTGACTTCCCTTATACTCTGAGTGAAATAATTGACGCAGTGAGCGGAGATGGAAATGTGCTGCTGCAGTTAAATTATTCAACACAAGACGTGAATAAAAGATACGAATCATTGAAAAAATTATTCCCCACGCTTGAAAACTTGGAAAAGATAGTTGAAGAATTAAATATATATCTTCCGATGAAACAAGATGATTTTGAGGCTATATTATCAAATTACGATATACCAAAGGGGGTTGTAAAGAGCATTTACAAAGATCTCGGCGGAATAGTTGAAAATATAGTTAAACCTGTTGATTTTATTCCAGAAAAAATAACAAGGCTTAAAGAAAGAGAAATTGAATTACCTTATTTTGAAAGATACACTCTTCAACTCGAGGCCTTATCTATGAAAGAAATATACAGACTGATAGAGGAGAGATATATGCATGACTCAGAACTTAAAATATATTTTAAGGACTGA
- a CDS encoding DDE-type integrase/transposase/recombinase, which translates to MVNVQLKCPHCGSSNFIKNGHDKFKNQIFFCKDCKRYFKLSFTKKHKLFSFPYPRCVHCNHVMEIYKIRRYFVRFRCRKCNFKTSVPLSLPQPVPFNFHPFKFFRFPIYIILKAFILYFKYNLSLRAIKACLNINVSHVAIYKWIIKLSSVISLFEFENVFKVHGDETVIVFRDKKYYVWLLVEHGTNLIVAWHVSRYRDMSQVKILLDKYFSQRKQNTQIELITDGLKAYEIAVKLNFDNVEHREVRLGKNNECESKFSLFKMFVRAKRSFKKFSNIRYYVNGFCVVRNLCKLYENENEMITALASIITTS; encoded by the coding sequence ATGGTTAATGTCCAACTCAAATGCCCTCATTGTGGCTCTTCTAACTTCATCAAAAACGGTCATGATAAGTTCAAAAACCAAATCTTCTTTTGCAAAGATTGCAAGCGTTATTTTAAACTTTCTTTCACCAAAAAACACAAACTTTTTTCTTTCCCTTACCCTCGTTGTGTTCATTGTAACCATGTCATGGAAATTTACAAAATCCGCCGTTATTTCGTTCGTTTCAGATGCAGAAAGTGCAACTTCAAAACTTCTGTTCCACTTTCTCTTCCTCAGCCTGTGCCTTTCAACTTTCATCCTTTCAAATTCTTCCGTTTCCCTATCTATATCATTCTCAAAGCTTTCATCTTGTACTTCAAATACAACCTTTCTCTTCGTGCTATTAAAGCTTGCTTGAATATCAATGTCTCTCATGTCGCTATTTACAAATGGATTATCAAGTTATCTTCTGTTATTTCGCTTTTTGAGTTTGAGAATGTATTTAAAGTTCATGGTGATGAAACAGTTATTGTATTTCGAGACAAAAAGTACTATGTGTGGCTATTAGTTGAGCATGGTACGAATTTAATAGTAGCTTGGCATGTATCAAGATATCGTGATATGTCACAAGTTAAGATATTGTTAGATAAATACTTTAGTCAAAGAAAACAAAACACACAAATAGAGTTAATAACTGATGGACTAAAAGCGTACGAGATAGCAGTGAAACTAAATTTTGATAATGTTGAGCACAGAGAAGTAAGACTAGGTAAAAACAACGAATGTGAATCGAAATTTTCGTTATTTAAGATGTTTGTTAGGGCGAAAAGGAGCTTCAAGAAATTTAGCAACATACGGTACTATGTAAATGGTTTTTGTGTAGTAAGGAACCTATGCAAGTTATATGAGAACGAAAATGAGATGATTACAGCTTTAGCTTCCATCATCACTACTAGTTAA
- a CDS encoding amidohydrolase: protein MLLRGGTVVTVTNGTFVGDVLIEDGKISKVGKSIKVKADKVLDLSGKYVLPGFIDAHSHIGLYEEAVGAMQDGNEIGEPITPEVRAIDAFNPYDIAIKRALDGGFTTVMIVPGSANVIGGQGAIIKFKSHIVDYCIVKSPAGLKMATGENPKRVYGELKKLPSTRLGIAALMRSYFMKVQDYIEKKKKAIEKDGVFLDRDPKLEVGELVLKGVIPARIHAHRAQDIVTAVRIAKEFNFKLVIEHGTEAYKVADYLAENNIPVVVGPFGFRTKIELKDQTYENVKILNEKGVLTAIMVDHPVVHLEYANMHAALAMKYGANKDDILKMLTINPAKILGIDDKVGSIEVGKDADIVIWDNDPFLPQAKVEKVFIEGKEIEWWGEK, encoded by the coding sequence ATGCTTTTAAGAGGTGGAACAGTTGTTACAGTTACAAATGGTACATTTGTTGGAGATGTATTAATTGAGGATGGAAAGATTAGTAAGGTTGGTAAAAGTATTAAGGTGAAAGCGGATAAAGTTTTAGATTTATCCGGGAAGTATGTTTTGCCCGGTTTTATCGATGCTCACTCACATATTGGATTGTACGAAGAGGCAGTTGGAGCCATGCAGGATGGTAATGAGATAGGAGAGCCTATTACTCCAGAAGTGCGAGCTATAGATGCTTTTAATCCTTATGATATTGCCATCAAAAGGGCACTAGATGGTGGGTTTACAACAGTTATGATTGTTCCGGGCAGTGCAAATGTCATTGGGGGGCAAGGGGCGATTATTAAGTTTAAATCTCACATCGTTGATTATTGTATAGTTAAATCACCAGCTGGACTAAAGATGGCAACAGGTGAAAATCCAAAGAGAGTTTACGGAGAACTTAAAAAACTTCCATCAACAAGACTTGGAATTGCTGCTTTGATGAGATCGTATTTTATGAAAGTACAAGATTATATTGAGAAAAAGAAAAAAGCAATTGAAAAAGACGGAGTTTTTCTAGATAGAGACCCTAAACTTGAAGTCGGGGAACTTGTTCTTAAAGGTGTTATCCCTGCAAGAATACATGCTCACAGAGCTCAGGATATTGTAACAGCAGTTAGGATAGCCAAAGAATTTAACTTTAAACTTGTCATTGAACATGGTACTGAAGCGTACAAGGTTGCCGATTATTTGGCTGAAAATAATATACCTGTTGTGGTTGGACCATTTGGTTTTAGAACAAAGATAGAACTCAAAGACCAGACGTACGAAAATGTAAAAATACTTAATGAAAAAGGAGTTTTGACAGCTATAATGGTTGACCATCCTGTGGTTCATCTCGAGTACGCAAATATGCATGCTGCACTTGCCATGAAATATGGTGCGAATAAAGATGATATTCTCAAAATGCTCACAATTAACCCTGCAAAAATTCTTGGAATAGATGATAAAGTTGGTTCCATCGAGGTAGGTAAGGATGCGGACATAGTTATTTGGGATAACGACCCATTCCTTCCACAGGCAAAGGTTGAAAAGGTGTTTATCGAAGGTAAAGAGATAGAATGGTGGGGAGAAAAATAA
- a CDS encoding FprA family A-type flavoprotein, translating into MEIVAKIVDGVYYVGVNDRDTHLFENIWPLTKGVSYNSYLIVDEKTALIDTVKVNKMKEYIEKINQILDGKSLDYLIINHMEPDHSGAISSIVHAFPNVKIVGNKKTFEFIKAMYHLEGNFYEVKEGDEINLGNKTLKFYMTPMVHWPETMMTYEVNNKILFAGDAFGGFGSLDGGIFDDEVDVNYFENEIRRYYSNIVGKFGPMVQKALQKLSSLEIKIVCSTHGPVWRTNPGHIISAYDRWSKYEYEEGVVIAYGTMYGNTEKMADYIARVLAEEGVKNIRVMNTSTTHESFIINEIWRFKGIILGTCTYNNWIFPPMENLIINLSHKGLPNRVFGVFGTYGWSGGGVKGIVEYIQKNKWEMVGEPVEVQFSPKEEDFERLRKLAVEMAKAVKK; encoded by the coding sequence ATGGAAATTGTTGCAAAAATCGTGGATGGTGTTTACTACGTTGGAGTAAACGATAGAGATACTCATCTATTTGAAAACATTTGGCCACTCACAAAGGGTGTTTCGTACAACTCCTATCTAATAGTAGATGAAAAAACTGCGCTTATCGATACTGTAAAAGTCAATAAAATGAAAGAGTACATCGAAAAGATAAACCAAATATTAGATGGCAAATCTCTTGATTATCTAATTATTAACCATATGGAACCAGACCATTCCGGTGCAATTTCTTCTATTGTCCACGCATTTCCAAATGTAAAAATTGTGGGTAACAAAAAAACGTTCGAATTCATAAAAGCCATGTACCATTTAGAAGGTAATTTTTATGAAGTAAAAGAGGGAGACGAAATTAATCTTGGAAACAAAACGTTAAAATTTTACATGACGCCGATGGTACATTGGCCTGAAACAATGATGACTTACGAAGTAAATAACAAAATACTTTTCGCCGGTGATGCCTTTGGTGGCTTTGGATCTTTAGACGGTGGAATATTTGATGACGAAGTTGACGTAAATTATTTCGAAAACGAAATCAGAAGGTACTATTCAAACATAGTGGGAAAATTCGGCCCAATGGTTCAAAAGGCTCTTCAAAAGCTTAGTTCTTTAGAGATTAAAATCGTATGCTCGACACACGGTCCCGTTTGGAGAACCAATCCCGGACATATCATATCAGCTTACGATAGATGGAGTAAATACGAATATGAAGAAGGTGTTGTCATAGCTTACGGTACAATGTATGGCAATACGGAAAAGATGGCAGATTATATAGCAAGGGTACTTGCTGAAGAAGGTGTGAAGAATATAAGAGTCATGAACACATCAACAACGCATGAATCATTTATAATCAACGAAATTTGGAGATTTAAAGGTATTATTCTCGGCACGTGCACGTATAACAATTGGATATTCCCACCAATGGAAAATTTAATTATAAATCTTTCCCACAAAGGACTTCCAAATCGCGTTTTCGGCGTTTTCGGAACATATGGATGGAGTGGTGGAGGAGTTAAAGGTATCGTGGAATACATTCAAAAGAATAAATGGGAAATGGTTGGAGAACCTGTAGAAGTGCAGTTTTCACCTAAAGAAGAAGATTTTGAAAGACTGAGAAAATTAGCTGTAGAAATGGCAAAAGCGGTAAAAAAATAA
- the rlmD gene encoding 23S rRNA (uracil(1939)-C(5))-methyltransferase RlmD, which translates to MSENVNTIYIEKWAYGGYGLGKLPGGKLIFVEGAYPGELVNVKITEEKSDVAFGKVEEILERANYRRVPKCKYFGVCGGCHIMDIDYKKQLELKREVVVDQLKRIAKFDGKVSDTIESDIEFGYRNKMEYTFTYENNKVKLGLKMRNSNKVVDIDDCPISPTSFNKALQEIPEIVEISKVKIYNPKSRAGTLKHLVMRYSHSNNQTMAIFVTKTERFEEAEFIRTQILNRIPQINSIIHVMNSSDEIVLRGPYKTLYGSGVLEVEMDYEKFQIPPTAFFQNNYNVAVKMVDFVTKNLNLTGSENILDLYAGIGTFTMRLAMLSRNVVAVESSHISVKAGKANANINNLRNIRYEESDVVEFLKSYTGNADIIILDPPRSGAGKEVCKEILRIKPHKIAYISCDSSTLARDIALLKEDYNIIAVQPFDMFPQTYHVETVVLMERKER; encoded by the coding sequence ATGAGTGAAAATGTCAATACTATATATATAGAAAAATGGGCTTATGGTGGTTACGGCCTAGGCAAATTGCCAGGTGGGAAATTGATATTTGTTGAAGGGGCTTACCCGGGAGAGTTGGTAAATGTCAAAATAACAGAAGAAAAAAGCGATGTTGCGTTTGGAAAGGTGGAGGAAATATTAGAACGAGCTAATTACAGAAGAGTTCCTAAATGTAAATATTTTGGTGTCTGTGGTGGATGCCATATAATGGATATTGACTACAAAAAGCAACTTGAATTAAAAAGGGAAGTTGTTGTTGACCAACTCAAGAGAATTGCAAAATTTGATGGAAAAGTTAGCGATACAATTGAAAGCGATATCGAGTTTGGCTATAGAAACAAGATGGAATATACTTTTACTTATGAAAATAATAAAGTCAAGCTTGGATTAAAAATGAGAAATTCAAATAAGGTAGTCGATATAGATGATTGCCCAATTTCGCCAACTTCGTTTAACAAAGCGCTGCAAGAAATACCAGAAATAGTTGAGATAAGCAAAGTAAAGATATACAATCCTAAAAGTCGTGCTGGAACTCTAAAGCACTTGGTTATGAGATATTCTCATTCAAATAATCAAACAATGGCAATTTTTGTAACGAAAACCGAAAGATTCGAAGAAGCAGAATTCATACGCACTCAAATTTTAAATAGAATTCCTCAAATTAACTCAATTATCCACGTTATGAATTCATCAGATGAGATAGTACTCAGAGGACCGTATAAAACTTTATATGGTTCTGGTGTACTTGAAGTAGAAATGGACTATGAAAAATTTCAAATTCCACCGACAGCTTTCTTTCAGAACAACTACAATGTTGCGGTAAAGATGGTAGATTTTGTAACCAAAAATCTAAATTTAACAGGTTCGGAAAATATTTTAGACCTTTACGCTGGTATAGGAACGTTCACTATGCGGCTCGCAATGCTTTCAAGAAATGTTGTTGCCGTTGAGAGTTCGCATATATCTGTTAAAGCGGGGAAAGCGAATGCAAACATAAACAATTTAAGGAACATAAGATACGAAGAATCTGACGTTGTAGAATTTTTGAAATCGTACACAGGAAATGCAGATATAATTATTCTTGACCCACCAAGAAGTGGTGCGGGAAAAGAAGTATGTAAAGAAATATTACGTATTAAACCTCACAAAATAGCTTACATTTCTTGTGATTCTTCAACACTTGCAAGGGATATAGCATTGTTAAAAGAAGACTATAACATAATTGCAGTACAACCGTTTGATATGTTCCCACAAACTTATCATGTTGAGACTGTAGTTTTGATGGAAAGAAAAGAAAGATAA
- a CDS encoding MFS transporter: protein MSISVLSFLSIASHFLLDFLVSFFNPLGPYLIQKFGIEIKLFTTFLTLSSATASLLQIFFGFWFDRVTSTRKYLIAMYFLEALGIAILGIATNFWIALISIFAIRIANSAFHPLGAAMAGEGTGKTVAIFSIAGTFGAALGPVFISYYVSKFNSTQTLWIISIPFVIIAFIILRINLPQKTSKKNEKITLKEASILLPILLVVTIRSFLMSIVHTYTPIFVTNVLKFPITVSGTLITSGMIAGVPANYIGVLLMEKIGVKKQDLVAFAGMALSVFFLVFSKTLIAIFVSFIMFDFCGFLLMSANVVQAQKIMPHRKAFASSVAMGFAWSIGDFIASGYNSIFGNNVKLSLILVIPIAIVSSIYFGITQKFDTK from the coding sequence TTGAGTATATCTGTACTTTCTTTTCTTTCCATAGCATCACATTTCCTATTGGATTTTTTAGTTTCGTTTTTCAACCCATTAGGACCATATTTGATTCAGAAATTTGGTATAGAAATAAAACTTTTTACAACTTTTTTAACCTTGTCTTCAGCAACAGCGAGTTTATTACAGATTTTTTTTGGATTCTGGTTTGATAGAGTCACTTCAACAAGAAAATACTTGATAGCGATGTACTTTTTAGAAGCTCTTGGTATTGCCATACTTGGTATTGCAACGAATTTTTGGATAGCATTGATATCAATATTCGCTATAAGAATAGCTAATTCGGCATTTCATCCACTTGGTGCGGCAATGGCTGGTGAAGGTACAGGTAAAACGGTGGCAATATTTTCTATAGCTGGGACGTTTGGTGCTGCCTTAGGACCTGTGTTTATTTCGTATTATGTATCAAAATTCAATTCTACGCAAACACTCTGGATTATATCTATTCCATTCGTAATTATAGCTTTTATAATTCTTCGGATAAACTTACCGCAAAAAACTTCCAAGAAGAATGAAAAGATAACTTTAAAAGAGGCATCAATATTGCTTCCAATACTATTGGTAGTTACGATTAGAAGTTTTCTAATGTCGATCGTGCACACGTACACTCCTATTTTTGTGACAAATGTCTTGAAATTTCCGATAACCGTATCCGGAACGTTAATAACATCAGGCATGATAGCTGGTGTTCCTGCAAACTATATAGGGGTTTTACTAATGGAAAAAATAGGTGTCAAAAAACAAGACTTAGTAGCCTTTGCGGGAATGGCACTTTCAGTTTTCTTCTTAGTTTTTTCAAAAACATTAATAGCAATCTTCGTTTCTTTTATAATGTTTGATTTCTGCGGCTTTCTCTTAATGTCAGCTAATGTTGTCCAAGCTCAAAAGATAATGCCTCACAGAAAGGCATTTGCATCTTCAGTCGCCATGGGATTTGCTTGGTCAATTGGTGATTTCATTGCTTCAGGATACAATTCGATATTCGGAAATAATGTTAAGCTCTCGCTGATACTTGTTATCCCCATAGCTATAGTTTCTTCTATCTACTTTGGAATAACCCAAAAATTTGACACAAAATGA
- a CDS encoding diguanylate cyclase domain-containing protein: protein MPEIYNLLNGKWIDTITRLPNKEFAEKVFEEIKNSSDTFYVLKLIIDFPASNENVTAFVLSRISSVIKHSVRIPKDFVCKLDGNDFCIVVHGITESEVQKIAIRIKDSLHYLLLTYGNEKIQINCQIEIETIGGGI from the coding sequence ATGCCAGAAATTTATAATCTTTTAAATGGAAAATGGATCGATACAATCACACGTTTGCCTAATAAAGAATTTGCAGAAAAGGTATTTGAGGAAATCAAGAATTCTTCAGACACATTTTATGTTTTAAAACTAATTATAGATTTTCCTGCCTCAAATGAAAATGTAACAGCATTTGTTCTATCCAGGATTTCATCAGTCATCAAGCATAGTGTAAGAATTCCTAAAGATTTTGTATGTAAATTAGATGGAAATGATTTTTGCATAGTTGTTCATGGAATAACGGAAAGCGAAGTACAAAAAATTGCAATTAGAATAAAAGATTCACTTCATTATTTACTATTAACATATGGTAATGAAAAAATTCAAATTAATTGTCAGATAGAAATAGAGACTATTGGAGGTGGCATTTGA